In Athene noctua chromosome 7, bAthNoc1.hap1.1, whole genome shotgun sequence, the following proteins share a genomic window:
- the MARCO gene encoding macrophage receptor MARCO — protein sequence MKVKDRYEGDGNSSNMNTYSISDKTGFGSAVTTTFQISEPQSRRKPSMCCSRTALGIYLLLLTACQGLLVYKVFKMQREILKLQEQNASYIEDILESSFDDKLLLERKSAEKHMGHEENWRRSLEEEITIIKSSNANLMMMMKNFTLVPGPPGRKGDPGPPGIQGPPGTKGDRGFQGLHGLQGAKGSKGDPGPAGLSGEPGVRGEKGEIGLTGLQGQKGETGRKGDPGPRGPMGPQGEQGVPGLPGLNGNKGEPGHPGQKGEAGVIGQPGLVGIPGAEGRPGQKGEKGDSGPSGSPGIPGIAGLRGEKGDRGITGVPGQKGTKGEYGMPGIPGLTGQKGSKGDYGSQGPKGEPGVKGAKGDRGLSGSPGMKGSKGEKGEGNVNHLVRIAGGGRRGRVEVFHQGSWGTICDDNWDNQDATVVCRMLGYSHAVSTFTATAGTGQIWLDDVKCRGNEHSIFDCPKSNWGVNDCFHSEDAGVECS from the exons ATGAAAGTTAAAGACAGATACGAGGGAGATGGAAATTCGAGTAATATGAACACTTACAGTATTTCAGACAAGACTGGGTTTGGCTCAGCTGTTACCACAACCTTTCAGATAAGTG AGCCTCAAAGCCGAAGAAAGCCATCCATGTGCTGTTCTCGGACGGCCCTCGGCATCTACCTGCTGCTGCTGACGGCCTGCCAGGGGCTGCTGGTGTACAAAG TGTTTAAGATGCAGAGAGAGATATTGAAACTTCAGGAACAAAATGCATCCTATATAGAAGATATTCTGGAAAGCTCCTTTGATGACAAACTGCTTTTAGAGAGAAAGTCCGCAGAGAAGCATATGGGACATGAAGAAAACTGGAGGAGAAGCTTAGAAGAGGAAATCACCATAATTAAAAGCAGCAATGCAaacctgatgatgatgatgaaaaacTTCACCCTGGTTCCAG ggCCTCCTGGACGCAAAGGAGATCCTGGTCCACCAG GGATACAGGGACCACCGGGGACAAAGGGAGACCGAGGATTCCAAG GCTTACATGGACTGCAGGGTGCgaaggggagcaaaggagatcCTGGTCCTGCGGGTCTAAGCGGTGAACCAggagtgagaggagaaaaaggagagataGGGCTTACAG GTCTCCAAGGACAGAAAGGCGAAACGGGCAGGAAGGGAGACCCCGGGCCCCGTGGACCCATGGGTCCTCAGGGAGAGCAGGGAGTCCCAGGACTGCCAGGTTTAAATG GTAACAAGGGGGAACCTGGACATCCTGGGCAGAAAGGAGAAGCAG GTGTAATAGGACAACCTGGACTTGTGGGAATTCCTGGCGCTGAAGGCAGACCTGGTCAGAAAGGGGAGAAGGGGGACAGTGGGCCAAGTGGTAGTCCAG gaaTACCAGGCATTGCAGGACTCAGAGGTGAAAAAGGAGACAGAGGGATAACAG GTGTTCCAGGGCAAAAGGGAACAAAGGGAGAATATGGCATGCCAG GCATCCCAGGCCTAACTGGTCAAAAAGGAAGCAAGGGTGATTATGGCAGCCAAGGTCCAAAAGGAGAACCGGGAGTAAAAGGAGCCAAGGGAGACCGTGGATTATCTG GTTCACCAGGAATGAAAGGGAGCAAAGGTGAAAAGGGAGAAG GCAATGTCAATCATCTTGTACGAATAGCGGGAGGGGGCAGAAGGGGACGTGTGGAAGTCTTCCATCAAGGGTCTTGGGGAACAATATGTGATGATAACTGGGACAACCAAGATGCCACTGTGGTCTGCCGAATGCTGGGATACAGCCATGCAGTCTCCACCTTCACAGCCACAGCAG GCACTGGACAAATTTGGCTTGATGATGTAAAATGCAGAGGGAATGAACATTCAATTTTTGACTGTCCGAAGAGCAACTGGGGTGTGAATGACTGTTTCCACAGCGAGGACGCTGGGGTGGAGTGTAGTTGA